One genomic segment of Streptomyces sp. NBC_00239 includes these proteins:
- a CDS encoding glycerophosphodiester phosphodiesterase: protein MHQAPLLPAVRPAVRVVAHRGASHEHPEHTLGAYRQAIADRADALECDVRLTSDGVLVCVHDRRVERTSDGRGVVSELTYEELARLDFGGWKGERHRGARVLLFEDLLEEALTAPYPVGLAVETKHPTRAGGRLEAALVRMLKEYGLADGGGGRVEVMSFSRNALTRLHRLAPGLPAVYLMERTVRPPRPPFAGHAGPGIDLVRRDPGLVARLRAKGLRVRVWTVDEPQDVALCLRLGVDTIITNRPREVRELVGELAGEPVGERP from the coding sequence ATGCATCAGGCACCTCTTCTGCCCGCCGTCCGTCCTGCCGTGCGCGTCGTCGCGCATCGCGGGGCCTCCCACGAGCATCCCGAGCACACGCTCGGCGCCTACCGGCAGGCCATCGCCGACCGGGCCGACGCGCTGGAGTGCGATGTACGGCTGACCTCCGACGGGGTGCTCGTGTGCGTGCACGACCGGCGGGTGGAACGGACCTCCGACGGGCGCGGCGTCGTGTCCGAGCTGACGTACGAGGAACTGGCCCGGCTCGACTTCGGCGGCTGGAAGGGCGAACGGCACCGCGGGGCGCGGGTGCTGCTCTTCGAGGACCTCCTCGAGGAGGCCCTGACCGCGCCGTATCCGGTGGGGCTGGCCGTGGAGACCAAGCACCCCACCCGGGCCGGCGGCCGGCTGGAGGCCGCGCTGGTGCGGATGCTCAAGGAGTACGGGCTGGCCGACGGGGGCGGCGGCCGGGTCGAGGTGATGAGCTTCTCGCGGAACGCGCTGACCCGGCTGCACCGGCTGGCCCCCGGGCTGCCCGCCGTGTACCTGATGGAGCGGACGGTACGGCCGCCCCGTCCGCCCTTCGCCGGGCACGCCGGGCCGGGCATCGACCTGGTCCGGCGCGATCCGGGCCTGGTCGCCCGGCTGCGGGCCAAGGGCCTGCGGGTGCGCGTGTGGACGGTGGACGAACCGCAGGACGTGGCACTGTGCCTGCGGCTCGGCGTGGACACGATCATCACCAACCGCCCGCGCGAGGTCCGCGAGCTGGTCGGGGAACTGGCCGGGGAGCCCGTCGGGGAGCGCCCCTAG
- a CDS encoding arylamine N-acetyltransferase family protein: MESLSPERLDAYLSRIGADRPARPTAEALRDLHLRHLHTVPFENLSIHLGEDVSLAPDALLDKILVARRGGFCFELNGAFALLLHSLGYGVQLLEARVHPAGGGRGVPYGHLALRVEDAEGTAWLADVGFGDHSHHPLAFEERGEQKDPGGVFRIEDAADGDLDVLQNGEAQYRLRLRPCELADFTAAAWWHRTSPESHFTRSPVCTRLTETGRLTLSGTTLVTTTPEARAEHPLTTNEEVLTAYRTHFGVTLPRIPVPLLPRG; the protein is encoded by the coding sequence ATGGAATCCCTGTCCCCCGAACGCCTGGACGCCTACCTGAGCCGCATCGGCGCCGACCGGCCGGCCCGGCCCACCGCCGAGGCCCTGCGCGATCTCCACCTCCGGCACCTGCACACGGTGCCGTTCGAGAACCTGTCGATCCACCTCGGCGAGGACGTCTCCCTCGCGCCCGACGCCCTCCTCGACAAGATCCTGGTGGCCCGCCGCGGAGGCTTCTGCTTCGAGCTCAACGGCGCCTTCGCCCTGCTGCTGCACTCCCTCGGCTACGGCGTGCAGCTCCTGGAGGCGCGCGTGCACCCGGCGGGCGGCGGCCGGGGCGTCCCGTACGGGCACCTCGCGCTGCGCGTCGAGGACGCCGAGGGCACGGCCTGGCTGGCCGACGTGGGTTTCGGGGACCACAGCCACCACCCGCTCGCCTTCGAGGAGCGCGGCGAGCAGAAGGACCCGGGCGGGGTCTTCCGTATCGAGGACGCCGCGGACGGCGACCTGGACGTCCTGCAGAACGGCGAGGCGCAGTACCGCCTCCGGCTCCGGCCGTGCGAGCTCGCGGACTTCACGGCCGCCGCCTGGTGGCACCGCACGTCACCGGAGTCCCACTTCACCCGCTCGCCGGTGTGCACCCGCCTGACGGAAACCGGCCGCCTCACCCTCAGCGGCACCACCCTCGTCACGACCACCCCCGAGGCCCGCGCCGAACATCCCCTGACCACGAACGAAGAAGTCCTCACCGCCTACCGCACCCACTTCGGCGTCACGCTGCCCCGAATCCCTGTCCCGCTCCTTCCTCGGGGGTAG
- a CDS encoding fumarate hydratase, with protein MPEFAYTDLLPLGEDTTPYRLVTSEGVSTFEADGRTFLKVEPEALRKLAAEAIHDIQHYLRPAHLAQLRRIIDDPEASSNDKFVALDLLKNANIAAAGVLPMCQDTGTAIVMGKRGQNVLTEGGDEKALSKGIFDAYTKLNLRYSQMAPLTMWDEKNTGSNLPAQIELYATDGGAYKFLFMAKGGGSANKSFLYQETKAVLNEGSMMKFLEEKIRSLGTAACPPYHLAIVVGGTSAEHALKTAKYASAHYLDELPTEGSALGHGFRDLELEEKVFELTQKIGIGAQFGGKYFCHDVRVVRLPRHGASLPVAIAVSCSADRQAVAKITAEGVFLEQLEKDPARFLPETTDEHLDAASDVVKIDLNQPMDDILATLSQHPVKTRLSLTGPLVVARDIAHAKIKERLDAGEEMPQYLKDHPVYYAGPAKTPEGYASGSFGPTTAGRMDSYVEQFQAAGGSKVMLAKGNRSQQVTDACGSHGGFYLGSIGGPAARLAQDCIKKVEVVEYEELGMEAVWKIEVEDFPAFIVVDDKGNDFFQNPAPEPTFTHIPVRGPGL; from the coding sequence ATGCCCGAGTTTGCGTACACCGACCTGCTCCCCCTGGGAGAGGACACCACGCCGTACCGCCTGGTGACCTCCGAGGGCGTCTCGACCTTCGAGGCGGACGGCCGTACGTTCCTCAAGGTGGAGCCGGAGGCCCTGCGCAAGCTGGCCGCCGAGGCGATCCACGACATCCAGCACTACCTGCGCCCGGCGCACCTCGCGCAGCTGCGCCGCATCATCGACGACCCGGAGGCCTCGTCGAACGACAAGTTCGTGGCCCTGGACCTGCTGAAGAACGCGAACATCGCGGCGGCGGGCGTCCTGCCCATGTGCCAGGACACCGGCACCGCCATCGTCATGGGCAAGCGCGGGCAGAACGTCCTGACCGAGGGCGGCGACGAGAAGGCCCTGTCGAAGGGCATCTTCGACGCGTACACGAAGCTGAACCTGCGCTACTCGCAGATGGCCCCGCTGACCATGTGGGACGAGAAGAACACCGGCTCGAACCTGCCCGCGCAGATCGAGCTGTACGCGACGGACGGCGGCGCGTACAAGTTCCTGTTCATGGCCAAGGGCGGCGGCTCGGCCAACAAGTCCTTCCTCTACCAGGAGACGAAGGCGGTCCTCAACGAGGGCTCGATGATGAAGTTCCTGGAGGAGAAGATCCGTTCGCTGGGCACCGCGGCCTGCCCGCCGTACCACCTGGCGATCGTGGTCGGCGGCACGTCCGCCGAGCACGCCCTGAAGACCGCGAAGTACGCCTCCGCGCACTACCTGGACGAGCTGCCGACCGAGGGCTCGGCCCTGGGCCACGGCTTCCGCGACCTGGAGCTGGAGGAGAAGGTCTTCGAGCTGACGCAGAAGATCGGCATCGGCGCGCAGTTCGGCGGCAAGTACTTCTGCCACGACGTGCGCGTGGTGCGGCTGCCGCGGCACGGCGCCTCGCTGCCCGTCGCCATCGCCGTGTCCTGCTCCGCCGACCGCCAGGCCGTCGCGAAGATCACCGCCGAGGGCGTCTTCCTGGAGCAGCTGGAGAAGGACCCGGCGCGCTTCCTCCCCGAGACGACGGACGAGCACCTGGACGCCGCGTCGGACGTGGTGAAGATCGACCTGAACCAGCCGATGGACGACATCCTCGCGACCCTCAGCCAGCACCCGGTGAAGACGCGGCTGTCCCTGACCGGCCCGCTGGTCGTCGCGCGCGACATCGCGCACGCGAAGATCAAGGAGCGGCTGGACGCGGGCGAGGAGATGCCGCAGTACCTGAAGGACCACCCGGTCTACTACGCGGGCCCGGCGAAGACCCCCGAGGGCTACGCGTCCGGCTCCTTCGGCCCGACCACGGCCGGCCGGATGGACTCGTACGTCGAGCAGTTCCAGGCGGCCGGCGGCTCGAAGGTGATGCTGGCCAAGGGCAACCGGTCGCAGCAGGTCACGGACGCGTGCGGCAGCCACGGCGGCTTCTACCTGGGCTCGATCGGCGGCCCCGCGGCCCGTCTCGCCCAGGACTGCATCAAGAAGGTCGAGGTCGTCGAGTACGAGGAGCTCGGCATGGAGGCGGTCTGGAAGATCGAGGTCGAGGACTTCCCGGCGTTCATCGTCGTGGACGACAAGGGCAACGACTTCTTCCAGAACCCGGCCCCCGAACCCACCTTCACCCACATCCCGGTCCGCGGCCCCGGCCTGTAA
- a CDS encoding ricin-type beta-trefoil lectin domain protein, whose product MARTKPRLRSSFAALAAFAAALGGVAAITPTAQAATPAAAAAVTPLSPELEAIRAAEAVRIYGDSAIRPLAERKTGLISLGDSEISGEGVGNYDPATNTPSNQCHRSPDSAIHRTGIPADLTFNAACSGGYTGNIRIGGSKQYADELVQSDSLAIKARNTRIKMVLLVAGANDDLQFGPVMTDCVTRWVLSQGTCEPKYAPGWQGRVDGLRPKVEATLADLKTVMRDAGYADADYKLVVMGYPSPIGPDFNDNPNFPGKLPGGCAGYDSDATWGRNQAVPAFEKGMRAAARNAGALYLDNSRLFHGHEVCMEDTWARGLYLDLGDHFPWDENTARQSFHPNYRGHGAFASCLTQFYNSGLTEASCADPASTGSPVLQTGAWDDLFKPLRNEATGSCLDANGGASANNTAVIGWDCHGGRNQGWWYDTARKSVRTELTHDRCLDVPASNHSAGTALILWNCHGGANQQFVRDGATLRPAAAPSLCLTLAAAKDPLRLQPCTGAANQRFA is encoded by the coding sequence ATGGCCCGTACGAAACCCAGGCTCAGATCTTCCTTCGCCGCGCTCGCGGCATTCGCGGCCGCCCTCGGCGGCGTCGCCGCGATCACCCCGACGGCCCAGGCGGCCACCCCCGCCGCGGCCGCCGCCGTCACCCCCCTCTCGCCCGAACTCGAGGCGATCCGCGCCGCCGAGGCCGTCCGGATCTACGGCGACTCCGCGATCCGCCCCCTGGCCGAACGCAAGACCGGCCTCATCTCGCTCGGCGACAGCGAGATCTCCGGCGAGGGCGTGGGCAACTACGACCCCGCGACCAACACCCCGTCCAACCAGTGCCACCGCTCGCCGGACAGCGCGATCCACCGCACCGGCATCCCCGCCGACCTCACCTTCAACGCGGCCTGCTCCGGCGGCTACACCGGCAACATCAGGATCGGCGGCAGCAAGCAGTACGCCGACGAGCTCGTGCAGAGCGACAGCCTCGCCATCAAGGCCCGCAACACCCGCATCAAGATGGTCCTGCTCGTCGCCGGCGCCAACGACGACCTGCAGTTCGGCCCGGTCATGACCGACTGCGTCACCCGCTGGGTCCTGAGCCAGGGCACCTGCGAGCCCAAGTACGCCCCCGGCTGGCAGGGCCGCGTCGACGGCCTGCGCCCCAAGGTCGAGGCCACCCTCGCCGACCTCAAGACCGTCATGCGCGACGCCGGGTACGCGGACGCCGACTACAAGCTGGTCGTGATGGGCTACCCCAGCCCCATCGGCCCCGACTTCAACGACAACCCCAACTTCCCCGGCAAGCTCCCCGGCGGCTGCGCGGGCTACGACTCCGACGCCACCTGGGGCCGCAACCAGGCCGTGCCCGCCTTCGAGAAGGGCATGCGCGCGGCCGCCCGCAACGCCGGCGCCCTCTACCTCGACAACTCGCGGCTCTTCCACGGCCACGAGGTGTGCATGGAGGACACCTGGGCCCGCGGCCTCTACCTGGACCTCGGCGACCACTTCCCGTGGGACGAGAACACCGCCCGGCAGTCCTTCCACCCCAACTACCGCGGCCACGGCGCCTTCGCGTCCTGCCTCACCCAGTTCTACAACTCGGGCCTGACCGAGGCGAGCTGCGCCGACCCCGCCAGCACCGGCAGCCCGGTCCTCCAGACCGGCGCCTGGGACGACCTCTTCAAGCCCCTGCGGAACGAGGCCACCGGCAGCTGCCTCGACGCCAACGGCGGCGCGAGCGCCAACAACACCGCCGTCATCGGCTGGGACTGCCACGGCGGCCGCAACCAGGGCTGGTGGTACGACACCGCCCGCAAGTCCGTCCGCACCGAACTCACCCACGACCGCTGCCTGGACGTCCCGGCCTCGAACCACTCCGCCGGCACCGCCCTGATCCTGTGGAACTGCCACGGCGGCGCCAACCAGCAGTTCGTCCGCGACGGCGCCACCCTCCGCCCGGCCGCCGCCCCCTCCCTGTGCCTCACCCTGGCCGCGGCGAAGGACCCCCTCCGCCTCCAGCCCTGCACCGGCGCCGCCAACCAGCGCTTCGCCTGA